The Nicotiana tomentosiformis chromosome 2, ASM39032v3, whole genome shotgun sequence genome includes the window TACTCCACATTATCTGCTCTACAAATAGCCATTCTACCTGTATCAGGAGTGGGTGAAAAATCAATCACTCTTTTACCCATTCCCCTTTCTTTACTATGAGCACCCtcactctccttttctttttcctttttatttttaccacctctCCTTCTGGACTCAGAAGTTTCTACATCCACCACATATCCAACCAAAATAAACCTATTCTCTAGATTTTCAGCCAACTCAGAAATGACCTTAGTAGTAGTATTCAGTATTAGAAGACCCAGTTTCTACCCCCGCAGTCGCAGACTTGAAGGAGTTGTCATAGTTCTGGGGTTCTTGGTCTTGGCTAGCTTTTATTTGTGCGTTTAATTTCTTTGTTAACGCACTTACAGCCACAGTCTTGCGAGCAAGCATTTTTACTCTTCTTTTCTTAGGCTGAGGAGTGGTTGAAGATGAGGAGCATGGTGGGGGTGTACCAGGGTTATCAGAAGGATTAGTCATTTTGTACTTGGTTCTAGGAGAAGGAAGAGAGGTAGATTGAAATTTGGAGAATAAAAGAAGATGGAATGAATTTTTGACGGTTTGAGAATTATGAAGAGAAGgcaaagaagatgatgatcaatttAAAGGAAGGGGGTAATTAATGGGTAATGGAAAGCTCATCAGAACCCAGAGGGTTattagaagtctaatcaaactgaaatGTCAACTTTGAATAGACGGTGGAGTCGTCCCTAGAATCTAGGTGTTTTAATTTGGTTAGGATTCTCTTGAACGGAACTGGTTCAAATTAATTGGATAAGTTTAagagaaatttggacttaggtatAACTCTGCTCATgattcaaatattattatttcaaattgtGTAGAGTGTAGAAAATATACCGTGTTATCTAGATGAACCAGCATTgattgatgaaccaggttcttcagtGAAAATCCTCTTGTGTAtgtctaaatttgccaaaatagaaaaaatatcattagagattaatgagtcattttaatacatggcacaagagtatactatttaCAGTATGAGACTGAGTAAAAATTTTATGAGACTGAGTAAAAATTAATCTAGTTATTTACACAATTTCTAGATTTAATAaccataatttttttttgtgaGTTCTGACTGGTCCTTTTAGGtaatcttaatcatccctaattctaacttgtTTATTtgatctctacttagggcttttgtgaagatgtcagtaATTTTCTTgttagtagcacaaaattccacagtgattaACCCTTTTTCATAGTTATACCtaaaaaagtgatgcctaacatctatgtgcttagttctcttgtgatgaactgggttcttggtcatactaattgcactagtgttatcacaaaaaatggggatacaaccaacatcaatttcaaagtccattaattgttgtttgatccataacaattgagcacaacatgaggcacataggcagcaacaacatactcagtttcagcagtagataaggccactaaattttgctttttggtggcccaagacacaagacatgagccaagaaagtgtgccatacctgaggtgctctttctttCCACAAAAAAACCTGTATAATCAGCATCATCATATCCcacaagattgaaattactaccttttggacaCCAATGACAAAGATCAATGGTCatttttagatatctcaaaattctcttgacagcAGTTAAGTGAGACTCTTTCGGATTTGCCTAAAATATTGCACAAAGGCCTACtttgaaaacaatgtcaggtctattAGCAGTGAGATtcaacaatgagccaatcattcccctatataACTTCttatcaacagatgaaccaggttcatctatatccaactttgtagctgttgcaataggagtgtcaatttctttggaatcttctattttaaaccttttaagcaactcttttacatacttttgCTGATGGACCATAGTTTCATTtgtattttgtttaatttgtaagcctaaaaagaaattaagctcacccatcatggtcatttcaaattcactccccattagtttagcaaattctttacttaacttatcagtagttgctccaaagattatatcatcaacatatatctgaactaccaaaagatctttacctttttctttcaagaacaaagtattgtcaattttacctctcttgtagtcatgctcaagaaaaaactttgataatctttcataccatgctcttggtgCCTACTTGAGaccataaagtgctttgtcaagtttgtacacatgatcaggactctccttgctttcaaaccccggaggttgcttgacaaacactttttCCTTTCGATAGCCATTggggaaggcactcttgacatccatttggtgaagggtgaattccatgtaagcaacaaaggctatgaggagtcttattgcttccaaccttgcaactggagcaaaggttttatcatagtctatgccctcctcttggctatatccttgaaccaccaatcttgccttgttccttgtaactgttccatcctCATCAAGCttatttctgaagacccattttgtgccaattactgatctttccaagggtcttggtaccagataccaaacttgactcctttcaaattggttgagttcatcccgcattgcatttacccagtctgtATCCTGCAAAGCTtcaacaacatttttaggttcaataagagataagaaggcatcaaaagtataaagatttttcaatgaagatctggttttgattccataGGTTGGAGCAatgattatgttctcaatgggatgagaactttgatacttgtaagattttacaaccaactggtttccctTTGATATTCCTTCAATGCTTTGTTGTTGTGGAACAgattcatggacaggttcccttgaCGTTTGAGAATCATTTACTCTTTGTTTTATTCCCCCTGTCATGTTGCTCTGGGTGGAAGAACCTGTTCCCTCACTTTTTCCTTCCTCTAGTGCAActtcagtctgggctgtggtttcatttgagtttctcaTCAGCCCAATTGcatcatcatcatgttcctgtctctcagaaagaatgttagtttcatcaaaaaccacatgaacactttcttcaacacacatatttcttttgttataaaccttataagctttactatgtaaagaatatcccaagaatactcccacATCACTTCAGGGATCAAActtgcctagggagtctttaccattgttgtgcCCAAAACACTTGCATCcgaatgccctaagatgggatatatttggttttctccctttaagtaactcatagggagtcttctcaacaagaggtctagccatgcacctatttatgatgtagcatgtagtatttacagcttctgcccagaagctatggggcagtttactagaaagaagcatagtcctagccatatcttcaagtgtcctattatttctttcaactactccattttgttgtagaGTCCTaagagcagaaaaattatgatctatgccatgctcatcacaaaattcagcaaatttagcattttcaaattcagtaccatgatcaaacctaattgatgcaagttgattacctagttgtttctgagtttttctaacaaaagaagtgaacatgtcaaatgcttcatctttagatgttaaaaataatgtctaagtaaacctagagtaatcatcaacaagcaccatcacatatcatTTACTACCTctacttaatgttctcattggaccacatagatccatatggaccagttccatcttTCTGGTGGTACTtatcactttcttgcatttaaaggaggatcttacctgcttcccccttgcataagcctcacaaactttatcttccttgaacttgatgttaggcagccctatcaccgagtccttggagactaatttattgagttgactcagacttgcatgtctaagtctcttgtgccaaaagaggggatcattgtccaacatACTTAAGCaggtgagttcattttctgacagtgtggacaaatctacaatatatatattgttcactctttttccctgcaaaacaatcttatcagtagtaagattaatcacaaagcatttagtagaggtgaatgctaccaagttacctctatcacacagttgtgatatactaattagactgtattttaggccatctatcaaatagacattcttaatcgagtgagagtcagtcttacctaccttaccaacccaaatgatctcacctttcttcccatttctaaaggagacattacctcctttgaggtcctcaagtgaaaggaattggttcttgcttcctgtcatgtgctttgagcagccactatccatgtactatatttggctgctcccctttacttggacctgcaaaaagaaatcaggggttagtcttaggaacccaaactagtttaggtccctttctataagcaaaaaggatgaatcaaattctttttagcttAACCTAGTatcctatttttcccttgaacaaactttttattcttttgactagccttttcttttgcagtgcattcacttttatagtgaccagtcttacaataatgtgtgcaaattttgttctcaggaagtgtgagatacttgcttttgggatcccatttaggtggcagattcccaaagccaattcctcttctattgctactgtgATGTTCATGTAGCCATGacagtgcatcggaggacctgttctaTTTACAAGTTCtatctagttcatgcttgaccttgcctagatcctctgtcaaaattcttacctgctcatccttcttatacaactcatcttttagtttacctacattttcttcaagagtgagttgtgtgcaatcaacTGTCTTCTTACTTATTCCTAATTttagttttaggttttcagatctaagttctaggatatttgattcaaatgcatgaacctggttctttagaGCAATATCTTTACTTACAATCTCACTAACTCTAAGTTCaaggttcttacactttgcttttaaaatcacacattccttagacaactgtttcttttcattgtttatatcctcagattcatcaatgaaatcaagaagtaactcagatagtctttctttagacaaaaacttaatcttgtcttttagatggattatactta containing:
- the LOC138905630 gene encoding uncharacterized mitochondrial protein AtMg00810-like, with the translated sequence MGSEFEMTMMGELNFFLGLQIKQNTNETMVHQQKYVKELLKRFKIEDSKEIDTPIATATKLDIDEPGSSVDKKLYRGMIGSLLNLTANRPDIVFKVGLCSNFNLVGYDDADYTGFFVERKSTSDIHKRIFTEEPGSSINAGSSR